GAGACTGAAAGTAAAAATCAAACCGACAACAAAGGTGATTCAGAGAAATTCATGAAGCCTAAGATATCCTACCGTGACATGGTAGTGGAGAATGGCTTCGGAAAACTGAATCCACAAGAGATTGTAGAAATGGTTTCAGAAGACTATAACTCAGAAGATTTAATCATGGACTCTTCTATGGACGATGAAGCTCCCTTCGATCCTAAGTCCAACATTGAGGTCTCTCTAGAAGAGTATGACGAGTGGTGTCGACCTTGGAAACTATCGCTGATTGTTAAGCCACTTGGAAAAACCTTTAACCTTCAAGCTCTTGATAGATGGGTACAGAGGAGATGGATGAAAAAAGGAGTGATACGAGTCATGGATCTAGCTGGTAACTTTTTCTTGGTCAAGTTCACGGATCAAGATGACTATGCACATGCACTCTTTGAAGGCCCTTGGATGATAGCTGATCATTATCTCTTGGTGCAAAGGTGGAGACCACTCTTCTTGTCACAGGAGATGGATATTCAGAAAGTAGCAGTATGAGTTAGGATCCCCAACCTACCTGCggaattatataataaattctttctctggAAAGTTGGGAAAGCTCTCGGAACAATGCTCAAAGTGGATGAACTCACCTCCATACACTCTCGAGGGAAATTCGCAAGGATATGCGTGGAAATTGATCTGCGAAAGAAGATGGTTCCGACTATCACAGCCCTTGACAAAGAGTTCAACATTGTCTATGAAGGACTACACCAAATCTGTTTCAACTGCGGTAAGTATGGGCACAGAATGGAGTATTGTAATGAGAGGACGATCGGAACAGCCACTGAAGCTGCCGCCGGGATGACGGAGAACACCCGCTCTGGCCATCGAAAATCCCCTAACGGTCAAGAGACAAATCAGGACACACAGAATCAGGAATCGAATatagaaaggaaagaaaatcttGCAACAATTATTACGAATGATCCACCAATCACACCTGAAGTTAGGCACCAAAACAAGCAAGTTTCTCAAAATATGGCCACCAATCAGGAAAGCATTAATAAGGAGCAAAATGGTAACCCCTTTGGGCTATGGATGATTGTGAAGAGATATCAAAGAAGGAATAAAACCAAAGCTGATTCTACTGAGAAGGAAAGGAAGGAAAGTTTCCTAAATTCAAGGTTCCACATCCTTGCAGAGGCAAATCAAGAAGATAAGCATTCCATTGAAGAGCTACCCTCGAATGAGATCCAAGCTATTAATTCAGGAGATGACAAGGACACATGTCCAGCAGGACCTAGCAAAAAAATAGCAACAGATCAGAATCTCAGAAGCGAAAATACTCACcatatacaaaaaaatcaaCAGAGGCAAAAAAGTTCCATTCCTATCATTAGAGGAAAGCATACAGCAATAAATAAGAGAATAACACCCGCCGCTAAGCAAATCAAGCAGTTCAGTTAAAAGACCAAGATCATCCAAAGCATCCCCataaatcaagagaaaaataaaattatagaagcACACCAAAGCAGCCATGAAACTTCCCAAAAGAATTAGAAAGACAAGGAAAAAAATACATGATGAATATTGGAGGCAATTTTCTTACCTAAACAAGGAGATTGCTAAAGCTGAGTATGTGCAACCAACTCTTCTAAGGGGCTCTTTAGATCATACAACTAAAGCGCTCATCACTAGTATCATGGGAGGTGGGTATAATAATGAGATCAGTAAGGAAGAAGGGAACAAACCTCCAGACCCAAGCGAATCCAGCTCCAAACCAAAGAAGGACAAAAACATGAATGAACTTGATCTCCAAAAGAGAGAAGTCGCTTACCAGAATGTAGAGATGGACGCTCAAGCCATCAACAGCATGCCAAATGAGGCTCAGTGAATTCTTTTCTTTAAGGgagtttttttttcaaaactattTCCATCGTAATTTTTCTcatgaatattttaatttggaaTTGTAGAGGGGTATCTGCTAAGGGATTCCCCATTATTATTAAAGATTTAACCTATCGGTATAATTTGAATTTGTGTGTCCTCCTTGAAACTCATGTTTCAGGATCTAAAGCTGAGGTGATTATCCGCAAGCTAGGTTTTGATTCTTGGTGTAGAAGCGAAGCTGAAGGTTTTGCAGGAGGCATTTGGTGCCTTTGGAACAAAAAAGAGTGGAATATCGAACCTCTAAAAGTCCATAAGCAATTTATCCACTTGAATATCAAAGACAACGAAAATCGAAATTGGTACTGCACTTGTGTCTACGGCAGCCCACAACCTGGGACCCGGAGTAGCCTCTGTGAGGAGTTAGAAACTTTCGCAGCGACTATCCAAGGACCTTGGTGCGTTGGCGGGGATTTTAATTCTATCATTTCCCTTGAAGAAACAGGGGGCAGTTTCAATCTTTCTCAAGACTCAAGAAGATTCCAAGATTGTATTCAGAATTGTGGCCTAAAGAACCTAGGCTTTTCAGGACCCCCCTTTACCTGGCAGAGGAATAGAGTCAAACGAAGACTGGACCGGTTTCTTTGCAATTTGGGTTTCAACGATCTCTTCCCATCAGCCGGAGTTAAACATCTCCCTAAGTTGAAGTCTGACCATATTCCCATCCTTTTAGACTTCAATAACTTAGAAACGAGAAGAAGAGATAAACCTTTCAGGCTTCTTGCGCCTTGGCTCCTTCATGAAGACTACCAAAGATTAGTCAAAAACAGTTGGATCAAAAAGCTAAGGTTTGGAATAAAGAGGTTTTCGGTCACATCTTTAGAAAGAAGCAAAGAATCCTCCTCAGACTTGATGGAATCAATCAAAGTCTCTCTTTTAACAATAACCCTTTTCTAGAGAAACTCCATAACGACCTTTGAAGGGAATACGAAAGGATTGTTGTTCAAGAAGAAATCTATTGGATGCAGATGTCTAGGTGCAATATCATTAATTTTGGAGACAAGAACTCTAAATATTTTCATCAAAAAGCAaatgggagaagaagaaggaactATGTCACATCGCTCAAGAACAATGAAGGAGAATGGATTGATGATGTGGAAGAACTCAAACACATGGGTGTATCCTTTTTTAAATCTTTATATGCCCCTGATAATTACTCTTTGGTGTTTCCTAACTTTTCTATTGCAGGTAAATTTCCTAGAATGGCAGAAGATAACCTTGTCCACCTAAACAAGAACATCACTTTCGAGGAAGTCAAGCACGCAGTTTTCAATATGGGTAGCTGGAAGGCTCCCGGGAGTGATGGACTCCCAGCAAAGTTCTTTCAGCATTCCTGGGATACTCTGGCAGATTCCCTAGTAAGTTGGGTTCAAATGATTTTTAGAAACCCAGAAAACATTGCTAGAGTGAACCAAACTCTTATCTCTATCATTCCTAAAGTTCCTTCGCCTGAGAACTTTGCCCAATTCAGACCGATCAGCCTATGTAACGTTTGCTATAAGATCGTTACCAAGGTGATATCTGAAAGGATTAAGCCGACCCTAGGGGCTATCATGTCTAATACTCAAGCAAGCTTCATACCAGGAAGGGTCAGTGCAGACAATATCTTAGTCGCGCAAGAGGTAATACATACGATGAGGACCAGGAATGGAGGAAAAGGTCTTATGGCGATTAAGATAGACTTGGAGAAGGCGTATGATCGACTCAATTGGGGTTTCGTCATTGAGACTCTTAAAGACATTGTTATCCCAGATAATATTGTAAATGTTATTTATCATTGCATCTCCTCTCCAACTATGAATTTGCTTTGGAATGGGTCTCATTCAGAAACTTTCATCCCAACCAGAGGCATAAGACAGGGAGATCCCTTATTCCCTTACCTTTTTGTCTTGTGTATTGAAAGACTTTCCCATTTAATTAACTCATTGGTGGAAAAGAAAAGTTGAAAACCTATTACTCTATCTAGAAATGGACCTCAATTATCTCATCTCTATTTTGCAGATAATCTCGTTCTCTTTGCTCAAGCAAACAAAGATTAAGTCCAGATCATCAAGAAAGCTTTGAGTATTTTTTGTGAAGCTTCCGGTCAAAAAGTCAGTCTTAGCAAGTCTTGCGTGTTCTTCTCTAAGAATGTCAACCACAATATTAGAGCAGAGCTCAGCAGAGACCTTGGCATTCCCCTAACCAACAACCTAGGAAAGTATCTCGGAGTACCCCTTATTCACGAAAAATGTGGGAAGCAACACTTTTAGCCGATCATTGACAAGATGCACGCCAAGCTGTCCAGTTGGAATATGAAGACTCTCTCGTTAGCAGGAAGGAGCACTCTTGTTCAATCCGTACTCTCAACGATACCAAGCTATACTATGCAGACTACGAAGATGCCTAAGGAAGTCTGTAATCAAATTGACAAGATTTGCAAAGACTTTCTTTGGGGGTCAGACTCAGGAGATAAAAAGATCCATCTTATCAATTGGGACTCTATTTGCAAGCTTAAAGAGTTGGGAGGCCTAGGTTTGCGTAAGGCTCAAGAAACAAACAACCTTTATCTCATGAAATTGGCATGGGGTTTAGTCCATAATGACCAAGCACTTTGGGTAAAGGTTATGAAGACTAAGTATGGCTGTGGTGATAGCCCTATCCCAAGGTGACTAAGAGATTAAATTGCTCGAACGCGTGGAGAGGGATTGCTAAAGTTTGGGACGACTTTCAACGCAATCTTGTTTGGCGTATTGGCGATGGTAAGAGCATCAAGATCTGGAAAAGCCACTGGATCCCTGGTATTGAAAATCTTAGCGAGCTATTGCCCAATCAAATTAGCGATGATAGGGATAACGAAACTCTAGAGGCCTATGCTACGGATGATGGCTGCTGGGATTTGGAAAAATTATCTCATGCCCTCCCAAATGAGGTTGTTGACATGATACGTACTCTGAAAGCTCCAAACCACTCCCTAGGTCGAGACTCTATCAGTTGGCTACCGGAACCACATGGAAGTTTTTCTATTAATTTAGCTTATAAGGCTTATTATGTGGAAGACATAAATCCTGATGAGATTTACAGATTATGTTGGAAAGCAAGAGTGCCTCAGAGACTAAAGACCTTTTCTTGGTTATTAAGCCACAACGCTCTATTAACTAATGCCAAGAGAAGGAATCGAGGACTTACTGATAATGGGTGCTGTCCCAGATGCCCAGATCAAGATGAGAGTCTGCTCCATGTTCTGAGGGATTGTCCTTTTGCCCGAAGTATTTGGTTTAGCAGCTCAAACAGAGACCCACGTGACCCGTTCTTTAGCCAGCCTCTTCATGAATGGCTTACGGATAATCTGAATAAGGTCTCTCGCACTGACAGTGGGACTTCATGGCCCACCTTCTTCCTCACCGCATGTAATGTCATCTGGAGAAAGAGAAACGCTTTAATTTTTCAACAGGAAAACAACCCATACCAACAAGTCATTCCCGAAATCAAAGGAGTAGCTAGGAATTATGATGAAGTTCTAGAACTTACTGAGATAAGTAGAATGACTCTGAGAACAACGGCGTCGGTTTTGGTTGGGTGGAAACCTCCGGAAAATGGTTGCAGTAAAGTTAATGTTGATGGATCAATCCTCCAAGCTTCTAGTTCAGGGGCTTGCGGTGGAATTATTAGGAATTCCAATGGTCTGGTGTTAGCTGGTTTTATGATGAACATTGGCAAGGTTACCATTACAGAAGCAGAATTGTGGGCAATTTATATGGGCCTTAAGATTGCAATTGATATGGGATTTAACAAGATTAAGGTAGAATCTGACTCTACCTGCGCAATTAGGTTGATTCAGAATAGCTCAACCTCCCTCCATGGAAGCACGACCCTCATCCGTGCCATCAATGAGCTTCAAACCAAGGCAGGAGAGTTTGAAATTGTTCATATTCTGAGAGAAGCTAATTTTAGTGCAGACGAGCTTGCTAAACACGCCCATAACCTACCGGTGGGTCTTCATCAATTTGTTGCTCCACCCCCTTTCATTACTCATACGCTGGATGCATTTAGAAGGGGCATGGAATTTGCTAGAGTGATGAGTGTTTAagttttcctttatttttcttggGCCTTATGCCCCCTTTtcccataaaaaaaaaataagcgATGAAATGAGAAGAGAAAAATCAGTAAAAGGTGAAAGATAACAGGTGAAAGTTACGTCAAGGTGGCCAAGTAGAATAATTGGAGTTTTTTAGAGATGAATAACTGACCTTAAGTGAAGAAGTTAATTAGAAAGGGTAACAGTGTAAAGAAATCTTAGACACCAAATTTATGTATtgctattatatattgttatagatgATATCATAATATATAAAGCATGATAAAgatttttaattagttatttttttattaattattttgtcttattatatttttttattcgttATCAATAAAATGatgtaaaataatttataaattttttaaataatttttaaaatgtttattgatttaaaattctttaaaaaagTACTTAATTTTTTGAAGcaattcttaatttttattttttgtatttagtttaaaaaagtttattaataaattatttttttcgaaagaaaaaattttctctcttcttttttaattttgtgtgagtacttataaattttgtaataaaatGTGAATTATTAAATATGTCAAGtacatatataaatttttcatccaatatttttttggatttaaaaaattttataaacatACGTACtcatcaaataaaaataaattataaatataaatattaaattataatctttatttatttaatatatttacataattattctaatttttgtcttgtcttatttttttaattttttttgttagactatcttatcttatttaaaTAGCGTGAAATTTAAGTTTAgatgaaatattttatttgatattttttgtttaaataaaaaaagttacattttatgtattattaattaattttatatgcAGTACAATTTTACAGGCACAAACTACAGAATTAAGAAATAAAGATTTATTTaacatattaattataaaataaatattaaataaactaacgaaattcttaattattaatatacTTTTTTATCTAATGATAAaatatgtgatgatgatgattctcctccattttaatctttttatgttttaaattcATATGTTTATCTTTATCACGTAGATTTAATATTagattataatattataaaattctaataaaattaaaagatatttgtGTAAATTACAAGATATGACCCTCAATATACATTTCAAATACTATAAATGATctaaactaaattttatttcattcaatttctcaaatcacatttcacatccactctctctttctttcatCGCCTGCGCTTGTTAAGCTAAAGCACGAAAGCATATAAGTGGGATTCACTTCTGATTAGTGTCATTCATTCTTTCTCGGAAAGAGGCAAGATAGCCTTCGAAAAGACGAAAAGAAAGTGTTGAAGCCAGTCATTTCGATTCACATTCTTGATCTTGGAGTCTTCCACTTCTGTATGCTTTCTATTCCCTTATCGCTTACGTTTTCCTTTCATCTTGTTTACATTGCCGCTGTTATGATCCACACAATTCGCCAAAACGAATGGGGAAAAGGCTGGGATTTGGATTCATCTTTAGTTCTTGCTTCTCTATTGGCCTTTCCATTGCTTGTACTTGTAGATTCCGATCATTGATTCATTATATGCATTCTAGGGTTCATTGAATTAACAAGTTTCAATTTTCAACCGTTTTGGTTTAATAATGTGTTTTTTGGAGGGGAAACAAAAAAATCTTGAATTTTGGTGGTTAGATAGTTTGAATAATAtcgtaaaaaaattttaagtttttgagAGATTGATTGAAGTTCTAGCTTTGATTTTGTGTGCTCAAACATTTATgtaaaaattaggatttgagGAATGGGAAAGAGGAAATCATCAGCAAAGCCAGCTCCAAAGAAGCGGATGGATAAGCTTGACACTGTCTTCAACTGCCCTTTCTGCAATCACGGCGCCAGTGTCGAATGCCGAATGTAAGCTATTTCGTTTAGCGTTTGTAGGGGATTCCATGCTTAATTTGTATTTCCTTGGAGGATTAATGGTTGGGATTCTTTTGAACAGTGATATGAAGAACTTGATAGGGGAAGCTTCTTGCAGGATTTGCCAAGAGAGCTTTAGCACTACTGTCACAGGTTTGTTTCTGAAAACGATCGTCTGAACTCATATTCAAGTTTGTTTTTTAAATCTGCTGATGATCCTGGAATGTTTGTTGTCTTTTGCAGCTTTATCTGAACCAATAGACATGTAAGTTAAATATTTCTATAGAAAACCTCTCCCTTTCCCATTCTTTCTTCGCTTTGTCTTACAAACACAACTACTTGATTGAACAATGCAGATACAGTGACTGGATTGATGAATGTGAACGGGTGAACAACCCGGAAGTTGATGGTGCTTAGTAGTGCGATTATAAGAATCCATTTCGAGCTGTAGCGGATGGAAAATTCTGTATTTGTGTCAGCTCCTACTGCTGCAACTATACATGTTTTGTTCCTATATTACTCTCTAATAGAGTTTGTAAAACTACATGTACGCTAAAACAATGAGAATATGTGTGTttgtctagtgtcaattttcaATGCCCAAATAGCTAATTATCTTTTCCATCAAGGAAAGACAAGGTCTTATTGTTTAATAAAACGTAGTTTTGAAAGTGTAGCTATATAAATTAAATGCTATTATTGTATTCTACAATATTTATGTCCAAAATAAATACAGTTAtacttaattatcttttaattatatcataaattttttttagatttatttttgtTCATGATTATTGATCTATCGTCATGACCAAATTTTCTACAATCTCTTGTGATtcattgatttaaaatttttcttaaaaatcacttaattttttgaagtaattctaaatttttattaggataaagtatattttttattcctatagtttggtcaaaattttaaaaatatcccctaagttttattttgtttcaattttgtctaaaaaatttttgatttgtattaaatatatcaTCTACGGttaaattttcaagaaatttaagactaatctaacaataatgcatgaaaattatgcttgatttgcttgaATTGAAGATTGTTCTTataaaattgttgttgaattggtcttaaattttttgaaaaattaactGTCAGGAGTATATTTAatgcaaataaaaaacttttgagacaaaattgaaacaaaataaaatttaacagtatttttaaaattttaattaaattttaaggacaaaaaatatactttactttttttattatttgtatttatttaaaaaaattattaatacatttttttttacGAAAGCAAAAATTTCCTCTCCTCTTTAATTGTGTCAATACTTATAAATTTTGTAATCCAATGTATGTGTGAATTATTAAATAGGTCAAATACATACATAAATTTTTCATCCgctatttttttggatttaaagaattttataaacaTACCACATACATTCtcatcaaataaaaataaattataaatataaatagtaaattttaatctttatttatttaacatATTCGCAGGATTATCCTATTTTTtgtcttatcttatttttctggtttttttggattatcttatcttatttaattaGTGTTAGATTTAGGCTTAGATAACTCTCTTTAATAtttcatttgatatttttttgtttaaataaagaaatttatatttttatgtattattaattagttttatatgcagaacaataaattaaacaataataaaaattataattttaaaaactttaaaaaatttaaatttttaaaaaattactatattatttaatgagatttaaaatattaaatttttactattaaaaaattgtaatttaaaaatataaaattttaacatacaaatgacaaaatagctttacaataatttaattatttttattattttatataaagagaattttgtttattaagatctaaaaaataatattaaaattagtaccataaaaaaattaaatttaatattatgaaaaaataaaaaaattataaaatgactaatttgattagtttttaaaattttaggaatGAAAGTGGCCTATATCTGGACTTTTAAGAAtaattttgattataaataactttttttatatGTCAAGTGATACATTGCATTAACCTACCATGTCATCATGACACGTGACATTTAACGTGAACCTAACTAACAGAAGGATCAATTTGACttatattttatctttcaaagactaatataactaaaaaatttatttaaagactaatttaaaaaatgtttaattattctgttggtccctatagtttcacaaaactttcaattaggtccctatacttttttttcttttaattgagtccttgcaccaaattttttttaattggatccctatattttttttctttttatttacgTTCCTAtactaattcttttttttagttgggtcgctataaaattaagccaattactactaagagggacttaattgaaaaaaaaaattaatgcaggaatccaattaaaaaaaaaagtatagggacctaattgaaaattttacaaaattataaagaccaacagaataattaaacctttaaaaaataaatgatctTTCAAAAACAAATTTAACTATTAACCTTTAAATTACATGTggtaaaaaaaaggaaaaggcTTAGGAAAAACTAAAAGGCTATCTTACTAAGATTTGAGCCAAAGCATTTCTCCAAAATCAAAAGTAGAAATAGAATTAGGAACAACAGTGGAAAATACATTTTATATTTGACTAGTTGAGCACGTACCAGGTCATGCTACTGTGATGAAGGGAAAATTTTTTCTGGCGTTGCTACCCCACTCATAGACAGGCTCTGTCTCTAAGCAGTGTGTATAATTATGTCCAATTGTCAACACCATGAATGTTAATTACGTTGGATTAACTTGTTTTTTTACACGGATTAACTTGCTTAGTTGCTTTTAATGATGATAGTTTATTTGTTGGGCTTTATTGGTGTGTTACGGCCACTTTTTAAAAAGTGTTGGCAGTTTTGCGGTTTTTTGTGAATATTATCCGATAAATAAGAATTGGTCTATGAaataataaactaaaacaataataataaggCCTAATAACAAAAAAGAGTTAAGGTATCACCGTCCAACTCTCTCTTTTTCCACCAAggcctaataataataataataagaaaactacttagatagaaatgtcaaaaatattttttttaaagatatttttttaaaaattaaaatttaacacatataatcaattaaattgtattattttattgaaattagactggataaatcaatttaaccgaaaaattaataaattaaattttgaatcgatataaattaatatttttttataaaaaacgACTATAATATCTCTATTATAAAAAAGCTAAAAtattcatattatatatattttttttttgaaaattctaaaCTCTAATCATAGACATTAacatcttttatttattttttattatttttatttttattattaaaaatttattaaatatactaaaaaatatagtttttagtaaaaaaaaattctgcTAATTGAGTGATACCCAAATAAGGACGTAActtcaaaagaaaattaaaaaaaaaatatgaattgaCCTGGACCATGACCCGGTGAAGCGAATCATGGATCTCATGTTAGGATACCATGAGCGTATTTAGCGTCggattcatatatatatattttccaGGAATTCTGTAATAAAAATTATTcatctattatttttattaataataaaaattaaaaataacaacgaaataaattttttatcaataataatttttataaatattttgacaataaaaattaacgaatcttttttatatattatatctgtaaatactaaaaaatactgaaaatcatgttttttgataattcaatcaATTGAATTGTACTATAAAATATGCCAATGAGTTATTGTGTGACATAATTTTCTCGTATTCAATTAAAAGATCACGGgttcgaatttttctattttcagtaaaaaaattacactataaaatataaattttttcttattcaataaattggcatggTAAACACAATCGATTAAATTGTATACATGATTAAGAGTATTTTTGTATTCAATTTATTAATGTGATAATATATTCGATTAAAATTTATATGtgataaaaatttttataatttttttatatatgtatcttaatttaaaatattcataattttatgaTGAAGTAATGtaatttctatttattatttcaacaactatatcatataaatattatgtcttattaattatattttattttgtataattaatttgtttataaaaaatatttttttattttttgtattctatttatatgtttatatatattaatgttatttttattttttagatgtttgtaacataaattaatatttttttattttatacgcTTCTTTAAAGTAATGTGTTTTACATTCATTAATACTTGAAATATAATTCTTTAGAGAATTGGAATTCTATTTCATGTTTTGGTATAAAAAAATAGCACTTATTTCAATTCTGATGTTAAGACTTATTAAcctaaaaatacataaattaaatgaaTCCAAAATCCTTACATATTTATTCCATCTCAGATGACAAAGTCACAAAATAGTTAATTTAatccaaaattaaattaaatgaatATGAATTCAGATGATCAATTAAATTGGGAGGCTAAAACTTTTGATGTTTTTAGAAACAAACATGTGACAGTAGTGCTACTCTCTTGGCAAATCCTGCAAGAAGCTTCACTATTAAGTTTTTCATATTACTGTTTGAAAGAATCCCAACAATTAATCCTCTAAGAAAATACGAAGCATGGAATCCTTTACAAACGCTAAACGAAATAGCTTACATTCGGCATTTGACATTGGTGGTGCCGTGATTGCAGAAAGGGCAGCTGAAGACA
This sequence is a window from Arachis stenosperma cultivar V10309 chromosome 10, arast.V10309.gnm1.PFL2, whole genome shotgun sequence. Protein-coding genes within it:
- the LOC130956304 gene encoding transcription elongation factor 1 homolog, which codes for MGKRKSSAKPAPKKRMDKLDTVFNCPFCNHGASVECRIDMKNLIGEASCRICQESFSTTVTALSEPIDIYSDWIDECERVNNPEVDGA